One stretch of Nicotiana tabacum cultivar K326 chromosome 18, ASM71507v2, whole genome shotgun sequence DNA includes these proteins:
- the LOC142172653 gene encoding uncharacterized protein LOC142172653, which produces MAEDSELWNIICDGPFVSTKDLGDPVVSIPKTRKEFNDTERKAIEKNFRAKKILVCGISPDEYNMISACQSAKEIWEALQTAHEGTTHVKQSKIDMLTTEYELFRMKDDESIQDMHT; this is translated from the coding sequence atggctgaagattctgagttatggaatatcATATGTGACGGACCCTTTGTCTCTACAAAGGACCTTGGCGACCCAGTTGTATCCATTCCCAAGACGAGGAAGGAATTTAATGACACTGAAAGAAAGGCCATAGAAaagaattttcgtgcaaagaaaattcttgtgtGTGGCATTAGtcctgatgaatataacatgataTCAGCATGTCAATCAGCAaaagagatttgggaggctcttCAGACAGCTCACGAGGGAACAACACATGTGAAGCAATCTAAGATTGATATGCTCACAACAGAATATGAGCTCTTCAGaatgaaagatgatgaatccATCCAAGATATGCATACTTGA